Part of the Plectropomus leopardus isolate mb chromosome 7, YSFRI_Pleo_2.0, whole genome shotgun sequence genome, AGGCCTAACGGTACTGAGTCcttcagcaaagccaacagagaTGGCCAGCTATCAACCAAACTGGACACAGGGATCCTGGgacacaaacaagcaaaatcatgaatgcaaaataaaacattttttgatgttagAAGGCTCTAAGCTAATGGCGcctttatgaaataaaatcaataatgacatcctttacattaaataataataatatacatgtaaaataaacatatacatTACTGTTGGACTCACCGCTGGACATAGGCATAGAAAAACTGCAGCATGCAGACCTCCAAAGAGAGATGCTTCTGTGGGGAACAGTGAAGAAATTATGTtaatataaagaaagaaagcagttgtgaaaccaaaaatcaaaagattgcactctctttttctcggtttaattaaaaaccaaaaactctTACATTGATAATGTTGCACACAGGCAAAAACTCTTACAGCTCTGCACAGTCTAATAGTATCATGCTGAGGAAAAACATGATAGGGATGAAACCATTTAAGTGAATGGACTAACCTTGTCCTTTGCAATGGCAGGCGGCTGCTTCAGAACCTCTTTGACTGTTTGCATGACCGTCTCAGTGCGCATGGCACTAACAGACCTGACCAGCTCAACCAGAAGCAGCTGTTCTTCACTGGCTACAGGAATCACCTGAAAGACATGGTATAAatacaatgatttaaaaagatCACCTAAACACAGACAAACCGGAGTGTGGGCATCTCTGTTGAGAACAATGCTGGTGAGAGAATGAGTGCTACAAATTCTCGCATGTTTTCCCAAAAATAGTGTCTTGCTTTGCTTTGGTGTGGTGTGACTTCTCAGCTGGTTGCAGTGAGGCACAGGTGGactcaaggtccctgtgacatCAGTATTGGGTGTGGTCACAGGTACAAAAAAGTACATATCTGACATATCAAACTGCTTTGTAGTGAGGTGTTAATTCActctttaaatacattttactttagCATGTAAACAGAGATGAACACATTTTCCTGCTTATTACACTGAACACAAAGTTAATTTAAGTCTGATGTAAATGGCGTTCACTGCAGGCCTCGACACAATAAAAAGAGTATTCGTGCTTTTTTTACCCACTGTTTGTCAGAACACCGACCTTATTTCTGACAGGAGTCTTGACCTGCTTCCTCTCATTCCAAACATAAGCAATCGCTGCCATGAAGTGAGCACCATGGTTCATCGAGATGGGGCCCAGCAACTCCAGGATTTGCTGCCGGAGGTTCTGTAGAACAGATGTAAGAAAGGAGGTTAGACCTAAACAGCTGATTACTTACAATGCAAATAATTTCCATTCTGTCAATAGCAACGTCTTGTTAATATCTTTCAGTGCATCTTGCAGTACAATGtgttcataaaaacacaactgaatgccagaaatgaaaaagagatttcATTTTCAGATATGCATCACCCATTACAATTCACAGTTTTCCTGTTAATGGACAACATAAACTgcctaaaattattattaccttTAAAGTTGATATGCTGTTACTTTCTGTGTAGCAATAAATAttcaaactgacaaaatatGCCAGTTAGTTGCCAACGTAAGTTTATGTAAGCAGATTTTTAGGCCTTTAATAATTCTTCCTGCAGGGACTAAGGCCCTGTAATGATTACACAATATGTTCTGCACAGaataaaaatcactaaattATGTCAGTGAAAATTGCATTACCAACCCacctctggaaaaaaaactaatatcaTCTGCACAAGGCTAATAACTActtgcagaaaaatacaaagctattattgctaaaaaaaaattctttagtGTCAGTAATGAGATACAGCTTTTACTGTTGAGACCAGTAACCCAAGTATTATGTAGGGGGTTATAATACTTtctctgtaaaacattttaggccCGGCTGCCCACACACATCACACCTCTGGGACTGATTTTCACTTTGGTGTGTTCACCGCACAATACAGTTTCCCGTTTTACACCTGACCTCAGTTAAGTGCTGCACGGAGACATTTCAGGTTATCTGAAAAAGTGTGAGCgatttttgcatttatagtTGGGTAAGGCAACACAGGTTAAATAGTGAAATGTATTAGTGGGGTTCTGCATTCATCATAAGAGCCATTTTATCTCTTTAACATGGACAGACACATAGTCAATTGTAGACAAATTATCTCAGACACAATTCTTAGTTTGTTCAGTCGTGCATTTCCCTTATTCTGCagacaaaacatgcatttatttatggcaAGGCAAAAAACAGTTATCACCTAGCTAATTAATATCAACATTAAAATATGACTAAGTTTTTGATGGATACGTATTGCCCGGTGTACCTTAGTGGAGCCAAGGTTGATGTTGGATGTGGAGGCAGCAGAGGCAGCAGCTGGTTTGTCGGAGTTGTCCGCCTGGTGGAGGACGCTCCACAGCAGAGTGACAGACGACATGATGGTGTGGAGGATGGAGAGGATGCCTGAGCGAGCCTCAGCCAGGTGCTTCTGGTCAACGCTCACTTGTAACTTAGAGGCAGAATATGTAACCAGACAGTCAGTACATATGTGGCTATACCATTATgccaacaaatacaaaataccaaacacacaaatcaaactCTAGAAAATATCAAATCGATGtatattttgcagaaattgaaGCCTACATTTTCCATCATTCACTGGGAAATGACAGAGAAATTTAAAACAGAACATTGGTGCTTGGCGCCCTCACCTGGTGGTATTGGGAAGTAGGATCCAGCAGGCAGTAATGGATGATGGCTGTCACCCCCTCCAACACTGTCAGAATCAGGTCAGGAGGGATGCAGAGAGCCATCCACTGGGGTCTAGAACAGAATGGGACAATATGCACTTTAATTAacacatattttggaatgtaTTTTATAcaggcaacaaaaaataaatgtaatgctttaaagactttttaaagataatttttaaacaaacttcagacaatttttggacaaatcatcttCTCCctattcaagcattgcaggtgAGTAGTATATATGAAGTCCtgtgcagaggtaggttttatgCAGAATATCTGACATATATTAATATGATAGAATATGGTTATTAGAATAAGGTATGTTGATCTACATTTTGACAACATTGTATGTATAAAGTGAATAGGTTTTAAAGATTTCTAagatcagaaatgtggactgaCACAGAAGAACTTGgctcattaaaaagaaattacaagatGGATAAATGACATAAGAAACTAAGACCTCACAAACTCAAATCTACTACAATGACTTTAAAgccttatatttaaaaaaaaataatttgttacatttttagacTAAGAACCTGTAGAcaccttgtgtttttattagaatatttttatagcCAATCATTTTATTACAACTGGTTCATCCAAAAAGATTGATGACGTAGAAGAGAGCCATCGCATCTTGTGGTcaagagtgccatctagtgacCAAACTAGGGCTACGCCATTTATTGCATTGCTTTTCCTGTATGAGTACAATTACATGGACATGTGTAACCGATTTATGAGGCTTATCCCAGATATGATGAGATTTaggatatggtgtttacatgagcacagagaaatcaggttattcacatttcacaatcattattcacaaacacatggagcatattcaggtttctcatatataaatatggtgtttacatgctcaaacacatagAGGGATACTCCAAAAACACGATCTGTGCCCATGTAAATGCACTCTATAATATACATGTGGAATGGCTTATAATAATAGCATAGCTCATCAGTATGATCCGTGTGGATGTTATTACCTGGTGTCAGTTATCCCCGTCTCATAGCGGTACTGCTGAAGAAGATTATCCAGGTTCCTGCACAGCTGCAGAGTGACTGAGGCCACCACCCTCCTCAGCACCCTCCCCATGTATGGCAGAGTGGCTGTAATGAGTCCTATCCACTGGGGATGCATCTTACACGCATGGTGCTGATGCAGCGCCCTGATCACCGCACACAGAAACATGCCCTGCGCTGTTATAGGCTGTCCGTGGAGGTACTGCAGAGATGTCATTGGCTGCTGAGGGTTGACATGCTCCACTTCCCCACCTAGGATCTCAAACCCAGCCCCGGCAgcacctcctgctcctccacctcctgctcctcctcctacAGGTTCTCCTCCCTCTTCAGCGGGCACCAGGACTCTGTGCTCAAGTACAACCAGGCTCTGCAGCAGTCGGAGCAGCTGAGACTGGACTGCGCTGCAGCTGTCTATCTGGTCCTCGGACAGGTTGATGACACTGTCCTCTGAAAGACCCTCCTCCACTGTGGCCACGTTCACCCCTGCCACCCGCTGCTCGTGCCACTTCTGGGCACTGAATATGGAGGACAGCAGGCAGTGGAGAACCACTTTCTGAACCTTGCACTTAGAGAGGACGTCACTGATGAAACTGGCAAAGCCCTTCGCCGAGCCGCCTGTGACTTTGACAAGCTCGCTGAAAAGGAGTGTTAGAACCTCCACACTGGTCAGCTGCATGGCCCGGTTCCCGGCCAAGTCCTGAGGGCCTGCTGCCAGGTGTGCAGAGTAATAGCTTCTTAGGAAGTAGAGACAGAGTGAGATGATGATTTCCAGGTACATGGCGCTGCGGAATGAGTGGGAGTGGGAGTCTTGGGGGATGGGACAGTAGAAGTCTTTGCCCATGACGGAGACCCTGTGACGAGCTAGGAGGTTTTGGAGTAAAGAGAGCTGAGGAGTGTAGGTGTTGTTGATGCTGGTGGTGGAGATGGCACTTACAAACCCTGAGGGAGCGGCTCTGAGCATGGCTGCAATGGCTGACAGGGCGTGGAGGGCCCGGGAGGAGTCGTACAGCTGGAGGTAGAGCAGGACGTGCTGGTAGAGAGGATGGATGTTAAAACGAGGCGGGGCAGAGGATGATCTGCGTCCTGTGACACTGACCCCACCGACGGTCCCACCAGAGCCCCCGCTGGGCGAGCCGGTGTCGCTCTCAATCTCTGATACCTCCCCTTCCCCACAGCTGTACCAGTTTTCTAAATCCAGGCTGTCCCCAAAGAAAATACTGGGTGGCCGCAGTTTTTCAGCTTGGTTTGCtatctttctctgcctctcctcctctttccgtTTGACCTTCTTGATCTTAGGCTTGGCCCCTGGAGATTTGTCGGCTAGCCTCTCCATGATCTTCCCTTTAAGGCTGAGCTGGGTGCTGCTATGGCTACGTTTACGGGCCTGAGGGTCGTCCACACGCAGGTTGTGATCTGGGGTGACGGGGTCGGAACTGTCTGGAAGCGTGACGATGGAGGGTGATGAACTGTGACGGGTGATGCCCTCTCTGTGCTCCTCCTCTGCAGATATATCAGCCCGTGTAACAGCGAGGAACTCCAGCGTGCCTCCAGCCAGCATCTCAGGCAGAGTCTGGTGGCTGGAGCCTGCAGGAGGGCCAGAGTCAAGATGGGGACCATTGGAGGTATCAGAGGAAgtgctgtctgtgtctgtctgggGCCAGTTTTCAGGTTGAGATGAGACTTCAAGAGATCCCTCATCTACTGAAGTCAAAACCCTGTCTATCAGCTCTTTAATTACAGAAGACACAGCCTCCTCTAGAGAGTCCTCAGACATGTCATCTGAGGGACCAGGCTGCTGGTCTGAGCCACTGACTGTGCTGCTGATGACTTCTGGGTCCTCAAAGCTGCCGTTTTCCACTGTAGACGACTGAGAGCCACTGGAATCAGAGCTCTGGAGCTCCCCCTGTTGGTCAGCAGGCTGATATTCACCAGCTAGTTGAAGGTTCTCGCTACTCAAACTCAGTAAAGACAGGCTGTCACTCAAGGGGTTAACAGTCAAACAGAAGGGCTCCATGTCACCCATTACAAGGCCTCGGAGCTCCTCACGTGCCACCGTCTCACCTTGGACCTGACCGAAGGCTGATaaacaaaagagaagaaaaaaaaaaacagccaaatgcTTCAGAATGTTCCTTTCACAGTCAACATGGAAACTAATTGcaaagaaaatgacacaaataccagtaaaactaaaaaagctGTATTGCTGGACATTGCTTACTGTCCGAGAAGCCAGAGTCCCTGGTGTAAAAAGGTTCTGATAGCTCCTGTTCAGGTGGTTCGGGGAAGACCTGGGCCCAGTGGCGTTGGGCTTGTACCCTCTGAATGGATACTCTGTGAGTCTTGGGGTGAAGCAGAACGAGGAGGAGAGGCTCTAAAACCCGAGCTATGTCATGTCTCTGAAGGACCTGATTCAGCCATGCCCGACCAACAGCGCTAGTACATGGATCCCAATAACTCAAACTGTCGAGCATGATGAAAAGAGATCTGTGAAGATAgggaagaaaaaatgaaaaaatgaatttgactTGATATAAAATACAACTCTATTACTGGACAATCCACTCAGATATATTACAGGGAAAGTTCACCCCAAAccagaaatacatatttttcctcttacttgtagtgccATTTACCAATCtagattattttagttttaatttgttgAGTGGTGAAGATATCacctgtagagatgtctgctttctctccaatataatggaactcaATGGCACTTGTCTTGTgatactgaaacacaaaaaaatacatttataaaaactCGGCAGGGTCTCTTTCCAGAATTAATGatccggttactcaagatactcaccagatcttgttgtgagcagtttcatgtaataATTATATTCTTTTAACCAAACTACGCTTCCCTCATGTATCACTGTGCAGGGgaaagcgtgcatctactcatggatgagatgTGCTCATGACAGCTCGCAGGGGAGCTAGAGCCTATctcagctgtcattgggcgagaggtggggtacaccctggacacgtcaccagactatcacagggctgaaacatatagacaaacaacctttcacactcacagtcacacctatgGGCAATTTACTGTACTGTAGTTCAGTACAAAGAAAACAGTGcctaaatgaaactgctcacaacaaggtctttggattattttaagtaaatgggtcataatttctgaaaagagacattgctgttgagtttttcgaatgtattttttggcactttgagcaccacaagccaagtgccatccagttccattatattggagagaaggcagacatctctacagccaacatcaacactcagcaactttagattgataaatagcactacaggtaagagaaaaaatatgcattttatattttgtggtcgattgtctttttttcagcatcatTTTGAGGCCAACATACCTGTCAAATGTGCGATTAAAAGGAGAAGATTTGGTGATGTTCAGATCTCTTGTCAAATGCCACAGCACAGAGAACTTTACATGGGCCTCCAGACGAATTCTCTGCAAGGAAAAGGCGCCTCAGCATTCAATGACAGATTACGTTGTATTTGCAGATTAAGTGACTGAAGTTATTTCTGGGATGTAAAGTATCAGCAGCACTAACCTTGTCTCTGTGCATGAGCTGCTGGCTGATGACATCCTCACAGATGCTGGAGGAAGGCACCAGGTTGTGGAGCTGGTAGAAAAGTTCCACGCTGCGTTGGTGGTGCTGAGGTGTTCCTTCACTCAACTGGTCCCATAGGATCAGAGCCACACTCTGTGTGATTTAACAGATTGGAGATTAAACAGAGTCAGGACCATCAAAAAATTCAACCCACCAACAGTCCAACGATAATCTAAAACAACCTTCTACCTTGAAGAAGTTTGTCTTGTCTGCGATGTACTTTAGGATTCCCTGAGTGAGTGGTGGCCTAATGACGACAGCTACTCGACCCTGGCTGGGGCTCATTGGCTGGGTGGACTCTGAGCTCACATTAGATGCCACGCTCTCTGctgtcaccatggcaactgATTGGGTGAGTCCCACAAGGTCCATGAGCAAGGAGATGGCCACACCCTGCAGGCTGAAGTCACTGGCCAGGCAACAGGCATCCATCAGGGTCTGAAGCCACACTGGCAGACCAACCTGCTCAGTGCCTGTATTGAAAGAAAGTGATACAGTattcaaatgtaataaatcaaatcctttaaaaaactATGAAACAAGAACATGAAAGCACctccccttttttattttatttcatttaaattttatttttatttcatcccTCTGGCTTACTTACTATATCATCCTTCTTTCCTTTCTTACTATCTCTTTTTTTAGTTCTTACCATACATTTTGTATGGTCATATAGAACACCCATCCACCCACAGAAACAGTCTCCTAACACGCACGCACGCGTGTCTGCCATACAGACACAATTGAATCCTCCggatcatttaaattttcaatttatCTATTGCCTTTTATCCTTCTCCTCCCATATCCTCCCTGACGTCTTCTCCTATTGCCAGCAGCCAGGCTTTGAAGACAGTTCCCAATTCTCCCAAAGACTTTTACACAGACacgaacaaaacacacacacgcacacacacacacacacaatctcactTTGTTAGTCTAGTTCCccatatgtcttttttttcataatggaAATGTTTGCCTTAATTTGTATTGCACTATACTTTGGTCACTTGCTCTTTGCTATGTGTTTCCATGTCACTtgcaaagaaaatcacaaaaaaaatgcaaaaaactaTGAAATATCACATGATCTTAGCACTCTGCCAGTCTCCCTAGCTCTGGGAATTCTTGTCatgtcaagtcagttttatttacataGCCCCAATATCCTCTTGTCCCAAAACGGTTCTTTCATTTTTGACCTCAGAGAGTGGTTTTGGCACTTACCTAACTGCTCTTCCTGTGTGGGTGAGGACTTGAGGTTGCCCTCTGCGATGTAGACGGGGAAACTGGAGCATTCTAGAAAGAGCTGACAAGCAGCAGTGAAGGCAAGGACACACTCCCTCTGGACCAACCCTGATCCTGTGCACGACTCCATATGATCACTGTGCTGGAAGCCCTCTGAAACCAGAGCCCCTGACTGCATaacctctcctctctcactctcaacTTTGTTCACTTGCCCAGGGGTAATATACAAGGTGATAAGACGGGAGAGAAACTGCTGGAAGTGCTCCAGGCAGCACTGCATGACTGGTTTGTCCAAAGGCTTGGTCTGAGACGGGCCTGAGGAGCGACGGCCTGTTTTGACCGCTGGGTGTGGATGAGGGGTTCGCTCTGTCTCCTCCGAACCATCTCCCTGGTACTGGACAAAGTCTGTGAAGCCAGTTTCTGAGGAGCGACCGCTGGGAGGGTTTTCTCCGTCCTCAAACACCTCCCCATTGCCAGGCAGCTCCAAAGTAGCAGGCAAAGCCtgcaggagagaagaggaaCGGTGACAAGGGAAGttcagaaaaggaaacaaaggaaGAGAAGAGGTGTGTTCTGATCAGTGCAGTGAAATTACAGCGAGCGGGGAAACCTCCCATTGATTCCCACGGAGCATTTGTTTCTCTGttgaactttcttttttaatttatttaatgatgtttACAACATCATCTATAGGTGTGATTTGGTACAGCTAGTGCTGTTTTGTTCATACTACATGGTTTGTTTTATGGTGACTGTGAAGGCATTTATCATCTGAGTCTAAGCCAAATTTCCCTAAGGTGACAATAAagtatatcatatcatatcgtaTCTCTTTTTAGTGTTCCAAAGATAAATGTTATGTTGGATAAATCTATCATTTTTCTGTATGATTTAATGTCTAGTTTCCTTTAAAGCTttgcacacccacacagattTTCTAAATTCCCCTGGCTGACTCGACCTTTAGTCGAGTTAAAGCTGGGGGAGCTACTCTGGAAATTGTGTGATGTCACAAAACTCTTTTTACTAATAAGAAtgacaaaggttaaaaaaaatagcaagaggATGAAAGAGATGTCAGTCAATTGCACAAAGCCCACACAGCTGAGTAAAGGTCTGAAAAACTCTGTGGGCAGATGATGAATATACAGCTGCTTTCATGGCACAACTGTAGACATTTTTACAGAAGGCATTTTATCTTGTCATTGCAGGGAACGCACAGGTGTGACAGATAACCCTTACGAAGGCCAAATCAATTCACATAAGTGTTCCAGTAGGTCATTACAGTGAGCCAGCACAAACAATAACAAGGATACTTGAACTGTCCACCAAAATGGAAATcaatattaaacaaacaaattaaacaaatacaaatgtgtCTATATTGAAATGTCATATCAAAATGCCTTATGTGAAAAAGGTGAAGAATGATGACATTACCTTGTTGTTTctaacaatgacaataaactaGTGAATTGAAAGTGATCAAACAGATAGGTCCACCAACAAAACACAGCACTGCAACTTGCAAACACTTCTAACTTGATGTGAAGGGCATTTAAAAGAGGGACTAACACAAGACTTTATAACTATGTctaatttattaatgttttcttaTGTAGCTATGATCAGATGGGAAATGTATGCTTAATTTTAGTAAATCTCTGCATTTATATGTGCTGTACTTGAGCATCTTAATGTTGGGCAGCATCCAATCTCGTAAGCCACTGGCTCTTGGTCGGAAGACTACTCAGCCTCTGAGAGCAACAGCCAATATttaattctgtcaaaaacagacatttccatttagaatttaaaataaaaacatgattacgTATATAGTGATGTAATCAATATCTCAGACTTTCttcaattaaaatgtgtaatttattGGGTAAAAGTATCATCACTGCACTGTTCTGCACACTGGTCATTATACAGTGAGTCTGAACACACAGCTGTTGGGTTTGACCTGAGGGACGAGTGCAGCCTGAGCTGTACACCAGGCTGGAGTCctgctgcagacacactgacagacgTTCTTACAATTGTTTGTTCTTACAGTTCTTACAAACAGTCAGCCTTTGGGAGCCTGAGGGCTTCCTGGGATGCATTTTGATCGTGGCAGCATGCACATTCTGGAGCCTGGACTCAGATGGCACGTTAGATAGCACGCTCTCTATATGTCCCTCAGGGTTGGGGGTTGGGGCGTGATAGTATTCAGAGGATGTATGTGGAATATTTTCCACTCTGATGGATACGGCTCACCCAAGAGGCATCACAAGCTAGTCAACTCTTCTTCCTGGGTTCAGCTGTTGGCTAACCATCTTCTGTCTTTCTACTTGTCCTCTCTTCTGTCCCTCATGGGCCTACCTCAATCTATCCAGCCTGTATCCATCTCTGGCCATGGGACTGATTTGCTGAACTTTTAATCATGCCTCACTGAGCTCTCAAACACTTAAACAACCAGGCTGCCGGACAGGGACCAGGAGGAACGGGACAGCTAAGCGAAGTATTTGTTCCGAACAAGTCTTCAAATGCCTTGTGTCGAGGGAGAGTGGGATGGCAGGGCCAGTCATGAGACCACCCAGCCAACTGCAGCACAGGGCAGGAGGACAGCAGGAGCCAACCAGAGCCGGAAGGGGCCCTGCTCAGGGACCAGGGAACACCACCAGAGCCTGAACTGATGGATTTTTGGGCAGTAACTTGTAGGGGAAGTGGGTTAAGTGGGTCAAACTAGAATTTACTCAGACTGAGGCAGCAACAGGGCCTGTTAAAGGATCAAAGACAGAACTAAAA contains:
- the dop1a gene encoding protein dopey-1 isoform X2, whose amino-acid sequence is MNAEEVELLSDSKYRNYVAAVDKALKNFEYSSEWADLISALGKLNKVLQNNAKYQVVPKKLTIGKRLAQCLHPALPSGVHRKALETYEIIFKIIGPKRLAKDLFLYSSGLFPLLSNAAMSVKPVLLGLYETYYLPLGKTLKPGLQGLLTGVLPGLEEGSEYYDRTNTLLEKVAAAVEQSAFYSALWGSILTSPAVRLPGVSFVLLHLNRKLSMEDQLYVMGSDIELMVEAVSTSVQDSSVLVQRSTLDLILFCFPFHMSQATRPDMIRILSAALHVVLRRDMSLNRRLYAWLLGFDNNGVIIGPRSTRQSNPEEHASHYFNTFSKDMLVQAMVGILQGKARGGEEESVLMHDLKPFRILISLLDKPELGPAILEDVLIEVFRTLYTQCRTELDLQNQSPFSKDHTHLSSKLRENKKTAELIKTANLLFNSFEPYYMWDYIARWFEECCRRTENSSTRAPRHAGSLDPPELSLVEFCQLVDFLLDIVSLETYIEIQTEHLPQLLLRMVAALTCHLQALGLGELTHCLRLCSKILSKVQPPLVSPLALPSGPQPQGRPSNTGNLADSARDKSRDKEDKRALPATLELPGNGEVFEDGENPPSGRSSETGFTDFVQYQGDGSEETERTPHPHPAVKTGRRSSGPSQTKPLDKPVMQCCLEHFQQFLSRLITLYITPGQVNKVESERGEVMQSGALVSEGFQHSDHMESCTGSGLVQRECVLAFTAACQLFLECSSFPVYIAEGNLKSSPTQEEQLGTEQVGLPVWLQTLMDACCLASDFSLQGVAISLLMDLVGLTQSVAMVTAESVASNVSSESTQPMSPSQGRVAVVIRPPLTQGILKYIADKTNFFKSVALILWDQLSEGTPQHHQRSVELFYQLHNLVPSSSICEDVISQQLMHRDKRIRLEAHVKFSVLWHLTRDLNITKSSPFNRTFDRSLFIMLDSLSYWDPCTSAVGRAWLNQVLQRHDIARVLEPLLLVLLHPKTHRVSIQRVQAQRHWAQVFPEPPEQELSEPFYTRDSGFSDTFGQVQGETVAREELRGLVMGDMEPFCLTVNPLSDSLSLLSLSSENLQLAGEYQPADQQGELQSSDSSGSQSSTVENGSFEDPEVISSTVSGSDQQPGPSDDMSEDSLEEAVSSVIKELIDRVLTSVDEGSLEVSSQPENWPQTDTDSTSSDTSNGPHLDSGPPAGSSHQTLPEMLAGGTLEFLAVTRADISAEEEHREGITRHSSSPSIVTLPDSSDPVTPDHNLRVDDPQARKRSHSSTQLSLKGKIMERLADKSPGAKPKIKKVKRKEEERQRKIANQAEKLRPPSIFFGDSLDLENWYSCGEGEVSEIESDTGSPSGGSGGTVGGVSVTGRRSSSAPPRFNIHPLYQHVLLYLQLYDSSRALHALSAIAAMLRAAPSGFVSAISTTSINNTYTPQLSLLQNLLARHRVSVMGKDFYCPIPQDSHSHSFRSAMYLEIIISLCLYFLRSYYSAHLAAGPQDLAGNRAMQLTSVEVLTLLFSELVKVTGGSAKGFASFISDVLSKCKVQKVVLHCLLSSIFSAQKWHEQRVAGVNVATVEEGLSEDSVINLSEDQIDSCSAVQSQLLRLLQSLVVLEHRVLVPAEEGGEPVGGGAGGGGAGGAAGAGFEILGGEVEHVNPQQPMTSLQYLHGQPITAQGMFLCAVIRALHQHHACKMHPQWIGLITATLPYMGRVLRRVVASVTLQLCRNLDNLLQQYRYETGITDTRPQWMALCIPPDLILTVLEGVTAIIHYCLLDPTSQYHQLQVSVDQKHLAEARSGILSILHTIMSSVTLLWSVLHQADNSDKPAAASAASTSNINLGSTKNLRQQILELLGPISMNHGAHFMAAIAYVWNERKQVKTPVRNKVIPVASEEQLLLVELVRSVSAMRTETVMQTVKEVLKQPPAIAKDKKHLSLEVCMLQFFYAYVQRIPVSSLVDSWPSLLALLKDSVPLGLPAPGQFLILGVLNEFILKNPNLESKKDQRELQDVTHKVVEAIGTIAGSSLEPTTWLRRNLEVKASPQIVVDGANLEADVEDLMLTVMEASSFTPSVYSVHALTLLAEVLAHLLDMVFYSDEKERVIPLLVNIMHYVVPYLRNHSAHNAPSYRACIQLLSSLSGYQYTRRAWKKEAFDLFMDHTFFQMDSSCVSHWRAIIDHLMTHDKTTFRDLMTRVAVAQSSSLSLFTNRDAELEQRAMLLKRLAFTIYSSEVDQYQKYLPDIQERLVESLRLPQVPILHAQVFLFFRVLLLRMSPQHLTSLWPTMITELVQVFLLMEQELTADEDISRTSGPSVAGLETTYSGGNGFSTSYNSQRWLNLYLSACKLLDLALALPPESLPQFQMYRWAFIPEASDDSGLEVRRQGTHQREFKPYVVRLAKLLRKRAKKNPEEDCSTRTLSWEPGHLMLTLYVIRSMEQLLPFFNLLSQVFNSKVSSRTGPAYTRNPTDASFPGHKEGHKLESQKVFWSRARQNIEEMVEKDFLEGLIKT